CGAAGGTCATCCAAATGGTTGCCAACAGCTTGCGCGCCTGGCACCAGTGTATGATTGTCATGAAGGACGATGATGGCTTGGAGGACGTGCTTGCAGAGCATCGTTCAGAGGGGGAAATGGTCCTGGCCAAATTGGCGCAAGCCAGCCCGCGGCTGGCCGAGCGGGCTCAGCAACTTTATGATCATCTTTCGGCACGCCTCGCCACGCTGAGAAGTTATGAACGGGTTCCCATTCATGGCGCATTAGAATGGCGTTCGATCCTATATGACGACGGCCGATTCTGCTTCTATCGCTTTGACAAATGCCGGTACTCTCATCCAGGATTTGATCTCGGCGGTTTTCTGGCTGATTTGTTGCGATTCTACGTACTTCGCAAAAAAGCGGATCCGGATTTTTATTATGCCGGCCGCAAGGTTTTTCTGGAAACTTATTTTGCCAACGCGCCGGCGGCGTGGCAGGAAGACTTGCCGTTTTTCATGATCGACGCGTTGCTTCGACGTCTGCCACAGGTTCTTGAACTAGCCGGGAAAAAGTGGGAAGCGGGCGTGGATGCGTTACTGCGACAATGCGAACAAGCGTTATGAACATTGCTTATATCAGCGCCGATTTTGGCGTTCCCATTTTTGGCTACAAAGGCGCCTCCATCCACGTGCGCGAAATGGTGGCTGCGCTGCGCAAAGCCGGCCATGCGGTTTCTATCGTTTCACCGGCAATCGAAGAGCTGGGAGACGCAAGGGTGAGGGAGGTACTTGATGAAAGCGTGGCATTGCTGCCCGTTCCTGCGGCAGAGCGGCATCTGCTCGTTGCGCAAGAGCTGGAAGCGCTCGACGAGTTTTTGGGCATGAAAACGCGCGTCCGCCAGGAGTTGCGCAATTTGCTCTACAATTTGACCCTGTACGAAAAAGTCCGTGAATATCTGCGCGCGCACCCGGTTGATTTTATTTATGAACGTTACACGCTGTTCGCTGCCGCCGGCATCCGACTGGCGCGCGAGCTTGGCGTGCCGCATATTTTGGAAGTGAATGCGCCGTTGGCGTACGAGCAGGAAAAAACGCGCGGCATGGAAATGAAAGCGCTGGCGGCAGAAACCGAGCGCCACATTTTTCGCGACGCCGACCAGGTGATCGTGGTCTCGCGGCAGTTGCAGGAATTTGTGATATCATGCGGCGTGCCGCCCTCACGCATTCAGATTTTGCCCAATTCGGTCGATCCGCAGCGCTTTGCCAAAGCGCGCGGCGATCACAGCGTGCGGGCGCGGCATCAACTCGAAGGCAAGCGGGTCATCGGTTTCGTCGGCAGCCTCAAGCCGTGGCATGGCATCGAAACATTGCTCGCCGCATTTCGCGCGTTGCACACTACGGCACCCAATGCGCATTTGCTCATCGTCGGCGATGGGCCAGGCCGGGCGCAGTTGGAGAATTATGCGCAAATGCACGATTTGAACGGCGCGGTGACGTTTACCGGCAACGTGCCTTATGACGACATCCCGCGCTACATCTC
The window above is part of the Cytophagia bacterium CHB2 genome. Proteins encoded here:
- a CDS encoding glycosyltransferase family 4 protein; translation: MRTSVMNIAYISADFGVPIFGYKGASIHVREMVAALRKAGHAVSIVSPAIEELGDARVREVLDESVALLPVPAAERHLLVAQELEALDEFLGMKTRVRQELRNLLYNLTLYEKVREYLRAHPVDFIYERYTLFAAAGIRLARELGVPHILEVNAPLAYEQEKTRGMEMKALAAETERHIFRDADQVIVVSRQLQEFVISCGVPPSRIQILPNSVDPQRFAKARGDHSVRARHQLEGKRVIGFVGSLKPWHGIETLLAAFRALHTTAPNAHLLIVGDGPGRAQLENYAQMHDLNGAVTFTGNVPYDDIPRYISAMDIAVAPYIPSENFYYSPIKIFEYMAMGKPVVGGRIGQVEEVIANGETGVLFEPGNIAALQAALVQLVSDSPLCRRLGENARAWVETERTWDNNARLVVQIAESIKCKA